A stretch of Nitrospira sp. DNA encodes these proteins:
- a CDS encoding pyridoxamine 5'-phosphate oxidase family protein, giving the protein MTQPASSGEQQAQQRFGTTTRAAAFYANQMLDHLNRPMQQFIARQEMVFIATADAKGACDSSFRAGTRGFVTVLDEKTLVYPEYRGNGVLASVGNILENPHIGMIFLDYYLTTMGLHVNGKAQVLTPGELEGIQQLPASILEAMQIKGGRHPEAWVLVNVEEAYVHCSKHVPLMKRLDKHIAWGSDDEFVKGGDFFNVRAER; this is encoded by the coding sequence ATGACACAACCGGCATCATCGGGAGAACAGCAGGCCCAGCAACGGTTCGGCACCACCACGCGCGCCGCCGCCTTCTACGCCAATCAGATGCTGGACCATCTCAACCGGCCCATGCAGCAGTTCATCGCGCGGCAAGAAATGGTCTTTATCGCCACCGCCGATGCGAAGGGCGCCTGCGACAGCTCATTCCGCGCCGGCACCAGGGGATTCGTCACCGTGCTGGACGAGAAGACGCTGGTCTATCCGGAATATCGAGGCAACGGCGTGCTGGCGAGCGTCGGCAATATCTTGGAAAACCCCCACATCGGGATGATCTTCCTGGATTACTATCTGACCACGATGGGGTTGCACGTCAACGGCAAAGCGCAGGTCTTGACGCCCGGTGAGCTGGAAGGGATCCAGCAGCTTCCCGCCAGTATTCTCGAAGCCATGCAGATCAAAGGCGGCCGGCATCCGGAAGCCTGGGTCCTGGTGAACGTCGAGGAAGCCTACGTCCATTGCTCCAAACATGTGCCGCTCATGAAGCGCCTGGACAAACATATCGCCTGGGGCAGCGACGACGAGTTTGTCAAAGGCGGCGACTTCTTCAACGTGCGCGCCGAGCGGTAG